From a region of the Fibrobacter sp. UWB2 genome:
- a CDS encoding 4-alpha-glucanotransferase, whose product MRYGDLTSFQTGVAVPLFSLHSKHSIGIGEFLDLIPFAQWAKFCGFNIIQLLPVNDTGSEPSPYSARSAFALNPVFINVQSVEGASVLEHEIEKAREQFAELERVDYYHITTWKRAILRKIFDNQYDVLKASKKLLAWIDKNSWVKSYCVYCTLKAQNNEASWKDWKKFQNPSAADVDKLWMKNYRDVLFQAWMQYTAEGQFTAAVNEVSKLGLRLKGDVPILINEDSADVWFDRKYFSLADRAGAPPDMFSYGGQNWGFPTYRWDVLEADDFGWWRRRLAQASKFYHAYRIDHVLGFFRIWAIPESESTGILGRFQPSIPLTWDVLRNAGFCRESLEYLRRPNFSIDQLREFLGAETERLVPKCFTNLPGTFDRFIIKPELLSERAILALDEPQEVKDSMLRVYWNRVFIPTGDENTFYPYWYWYNQPVLFTLPQNEQDKLHDLIGQNEQAQNALWEQNAMKLLSVLANETDMLVCAEDLGAVPPCVPTVLKKLDIMSLRIERWARNWNVPYSPYYSMEDYPRLSVCTTSCHDTSTLRGLWEEPDFDKGFYWSHAGLPGVAPEKLTPPVVHDILSHVFTANSLFCIPPIQDYFALSASLSECDPKEERVNIPGTVGGKNWTYRTPCSVEDLLANAGLISEISKLVEERKSRALWKI is encoded by the coding sequence ATGCGATATGGTGATTTAACTTCCTTTCAAACCGGCGTAGCCGTTCCCCTTTTCAGTCTTCACAGCAAGCACAGCATTGGCATTGGCGAATTCCTGGACTTGATTCCGTTCGCCCAGTGGGCCAAGTTCTGCGGATTCAATATCATTCAGCTTTTGCCTGTAAACGATACCGGCTCCGAGCCGAGTCCTTACAGTGCCCGCAGCGCTTTTGCCTTGAACCCGGTGTTCATTAATGTGCAGTCTGTTGAAGGAGCCTCTGTCCTCGAACATGAAATCGAAAAGGCCCGTGAACAGTTTGCTGAACTTGAACGTGTGGACTACTACCACATTACCACATGGAAGCGCGCCATCCTCCGCAAGATTTTTGATAATCAGTACGATGTCCTGAAAGCTTCGAAGAAGCTCCTTGCCTGGATTGACAAGAATTCCTGGGTCAAGTCCTATTGCGTCTATTGCACGCTCAAGGCCCAGAACAACGAAGCTAGCTGGAAGGACTGGAAAAAGTTCCAGAACCCCTCTGCTGCCGATGTCGACAAGCTTTGGATGAAGAACTACAGGGACGTGCTGTTCCAGGCTTGGATGCAGTACACTGCCGAAGGTCAGTTTACCGCCGCTGTGAACGAAGTCTCCAAACTCGGGCTCCGCCTGAAGGGCGACGTGCCTATCCTCATCAACGAAGACAGTGCCGACGTCTGGTTTGACCGCAAGTACTTCTCGCTTGCAGACCGCGCGGGTGCACCTCCTGACATGTTCAGCTACGGTGGCCAGAACTGGGGCTTCCCGACTTACCGCTGGGATGTGCTTGAAGCCGATGACTTTGGCTGGTGGCGTCGCCGTTTGGCTCAGGCCAGCAAGTTCTATCATGCTTACCGCATTGACCACGTGCTTGGATTCTTCCGCATCTGGGCGATTCCTGAATCTGAATCGACAGGTATCTTGGGACGCTTCCAACCGTCCATCCCGCTCACTTGGGACGTACTCCGCAATGCGGGCTTCTGCCGCGAATCGCTGGAATACCTGCGCCGTCCAAACTTCTCTATAGACCAGCTGCGTGAATTCCTCGGTGCCGAAACGGAAAGGCTCGTGCCGAAGTGCTTCACGAACTTGCCGGGAACGTTCGACCGCTTTATCATCAAGCCGGAACTTTTGTCCGAACGCGCCATCCTTGCTCTTGACGAACCGCAAGAAGTCAAGGATTCCATGCTCCGCGTTTACTGGAACCGCGTGTTTATCCCGACGGGTGACGAAAATACGTTCTACCCGTACTGGTACTGGTACAACCAGCCGGTGCTCTTTACACTCCCGCAGAACGAACAAGATAAATTGCACGATTTGATTGGCCAGAATGAACAGGCTCAGAACGCACTCTGGGAACAGAATGCCATGAAGCTTTTGTCTGTACTCGCCAACGAAACGGATATGCTCGTTTGCGCCGAAGACCTTGGTGCAGTGCCGCCGTGCGTGCCGACTGTGCTCAAAAAGCTCGACATCATGTCGCTACGCATTGAACGCTGGGCCCGCAACTGGAACGTTCCGTATTCTCCGTATTACAGCATGGAAGATTATCCGCGCCTCTCCGTTTGCACAACGAGTTGCCATGATACTTCGACGCTCCGCGGCTTGTGGGAAGAACCTGATTTTGACAAGGGCTTCTACTGGTCTCATGCGGGCCTGCCGGGCGTTGCTCCCGAAAAGCTTACGCCGCCTGTGGTGCACGACATCTTGTCGCATGTGTTTACTGCAAATAGTTTGTTCTGCATTCCGCCGATCCAGGACTACTTTGCGCTTTCGGCTTCGCTTTCTGAGTGCGACCCGAAGGAAGAGCGCGTCAACATTCCGGGAACGGTCGGTGGCAAGAACTGGACTTATCGCACGCCGTGCAGTGTCGAGGACTTGCTTGCCAATGCGGGCTTGATTTCGGAGATTAGCAAACTTGTCGAAGAACGTAAGTCCCGTGCCCTCTGGAAGATTTAG
- a CDS encoding glycoside hydrolase family 13 protein, which yields MSKNVSPVPSGRFSAPAWVKDAVFYQIFPDRFCRSAKYKAVGKFVDWDTLPTRENMFGGNLAGICEKLEYIASLGVNAIYLCPIFKSNSNHRYHTVDYFEIDPVLGTLKDFDTLVKKAHKLGLRVILDGVFNHCSRGFFQFNSLMELGKNSPYVDWFHVHGWPLHAYSGKPNYDCWWGYPALPKFNTDNPDVRDYLFSVGEYWMKRGIDGWRLDVPNEIDDDSFWQEFRRRIKAINPDAYIVGEIWDEPSRWLQGDQFDGVMNYQFRKAVLAYLFDEKPIDVAEFAKRLQGAFPEGRFGVPMNLLGSHDTIRLASLPCSNLQRVKLALALLFFLPGAPCIYYGEEIGMLGGKDPDNRRAFPWDKFPEMQKAPIYDYIKSLIALRNKERVLRDGSLEIAYSAGRLEIVRTLGKKKMTLAISAAKPDPAFEIND from the coding sequence TTGTCGAAGAACGTAAGTCCCGTGCCCTCTGGAAGATTTAGCGCTCCCGCTTGGGTCAAGGACGCTGTTTTCTATCAGATTTTTCCGGACCGCTTTTGCCGTAGTGCAAAGTACAAGGCGGTCGGAAAGTTTGTGGATTGGGATACGCTCCCGACCCGTGAAAACATGTTCGGCGGAAACCTCGCGGGCATTTGCGAAAAACTGGAATACATTGCGTCGCTTGGCGTGAATGCGATTTACCTTTGCCCGATTTTCAAGAGCAATTCGAATCACCGTTACCATACGGTTGATTATTTTGAAATTGACCCTGTTTTGGGGACTCTCAAGGATTTTGACACGCTTGTCAAGAAGGCGCACAAGCTTGGGCTTCGTGTGATTCTGGATGGCGTGTTCAACCACTGCTCGCGCGGTTTTTTCCAGTTCAACAGCTTGATGGAGCTCGGCAAGAATTCCCCGTACGTGGACTGGTTCCATGTGCACGGCTGGCCGCTCCATGCGTATTCGGGTAAGCCCAATTACGATTGCTGGTGGGGGTATCCTGCACTTCCGAAGTTCAATACCGATAATCCCGACGTTCGCGATTACCTTTTCTCGGTGGGTGAGTACTGGATGAAGCGTGGCATTGATGGCTGGCGCCTCGATGTTCCGAACGAGATTGACGACGATAGCTTCTGGCAGGAATTCCGTCGCCGCATCAAGGCGATTAACCCGGACGCCTATATTGTCGGTGAAATTTGGGACGAGCCTTCGCGCTGGCTGCAAGGCGACCAGTTTGATGGCGTGATGAATTACCAGTTCCGTAAGGCTGTGCTTGCGTACCTCTTTGACGAGAAGCCGATAGACGTGGCTGAATTTGCGAAGCGCTTGCAGGGCGCGTTCCCAGAAGGTCGTTTTGGTGTGCCGATGAACTTGCTCGGGAGCCATGATACGATTCGCTTGGCGTCACTTCCATGCTCAAATTTGCAGCGAGTGAAGCTTGCGCTTGCGCTGTTGTTCTTTTTGCCGGGCGCTCCCTGTATATATTATGGCGAAGAAATCGGCATGTTGGGTGGCAAGGACCCCGATAACCGCAGGGCGTTCCCGTGGGATAAATTCCCGGAAATGCAGAAGGCGCCTATCTATGACTATATAAAAAGCTTGATTGCGCTCCGCAATAAGGAACGCGTGCTGCGCGATGGCTCGCTTGAGATTGCTTATAGTGCGGGCCGCCTAGAAATTGTCCGTACCCTCGGCAAGAAGAAGATGACGCTTGCGATTTCGGCTGCAAAGCCGGATCCTGCGTTTGAAATAAATGACTAA
- a CDS encoding magnesium transporter CorA family protein, with protein MFDKGGGMLKYYKIESGRLSVAPNEEAADIVMMGSLSQEQRSILVKEYEITEHTIASAFDSDELSRIEYDDDFTTIVFKKPKNYSAEDNFQFRVESFGIFIFKDWVLLLTDSDIPVMDERKFSKIDSLNTFVLRVLSFAIAHFNEHLKIINRINDDLELRLNTSMENKYLLSMFSLNKGLIYYVSALNSNDTLLRKLQLGRSLNWTEAERELLEDIQIENGQSLQQANIYANILTSMMDARASVINNNVNQLMKNLTIVTISISLPTFFASLFGMNVKLPFGMNGDATVGSPVAFWIIIAICFLSVFVFLAVWMRKK; from the coding sequence ATGTTCGATAAAGGGGGCGGTATGCTCAAGTATTACAAAATCGAATCCGGTCGTCTCTCAGTAGCTCCGAACGAAGAAGCTGCTGACATCGTTATGATGGGTTCTTTAAGCCAGGAACAGCGCAGCATCCTTGTTAAGGAATATGAGATAACGGAACATACGATTGCCTCCGCATTTGACTCGGACGAACTTTCCCGTATCGAATACGACGATGATTTTACGACCATCGTGTTCAAAAAGCCCAAGAATTATTCTGCCGAGGATAATTTCCAGTTCCGCGTGGAATCTTTTGGCATCTTCATTTTCAAGGACTGGGTCTTGCTCCTTACGGACAGCGACATCCCGGTGATGGATGAACGCAAGTTCTCGAAAATCGATAGCCTGAATACGTTTGTGCTCCGCGTGCTGAGCTTTGCTATTGCACACTTCAATGAACACTTGAAGATCATCAACCGCATCAATGACGACTTGGAACTTCGTCTCAATACTTCGATGGAAAACAAGTATTTGCTCTCGATGTTCAGCTTGAACAAGGGCTTGATTTACTACGTGAGCGCCTTGAACAGTAACGATACGCTGCTCCGCAAGCTCCAGCTTGGCCGCAGCCTCAACTGGACCGAAGCCGAACGCGAACTCTTGGAAGATATCCAGATTGAAAACGGGCAGAGCTTGCAACAGGCAAACATCTACGCGAACATTTTGACGTCCATGATGGATGCGCGCGCAAGCGTGATCAACAACAACGTGAACCAGTTGATGAAGAACCTCACTATCGTGACGATTTCTATCTCGCTCCCGACGTTCTTCGCAAGCTTGTTTGGCATGAACGTGAAACTCCCGTTTGGCATGAACGGCGATGCGACTGTCGGATCCCCGGTGGCGTTCTGGATTATCATCGCCATTTGCTTCCTCTCCGTGTTTGTCTTCTTGGCCGTCTGGATGCGCAAGAAGTAG
- a CDS encoding BatD family protein, with translation MKRFLLLCLGLTAFVNAKPSLQVDSDRIEAGQTFNLQFIVPIQELPQNRGALRLETRNNFKLLGLDSADQVMRPDMDDIFNSFFGGGGRAYKARVYSFKIKAPKKTGTQDLGTLTWMINGEANTISSKIPVSVQRSYNDDALAVSLTPSKKSIYEGEQFSVTLSLHTFEHFQGGLQATDMSTGNDFIVHRNDLSNLDFKPVEGARREMKASAKYAWLSPTKSGTLQIPSFKFKYTKLGEPKIVEEKKQMGGMSFSSRSVKQESIETETSTAPLSITVLPLPTEGKPADFSGMVGNYSFSANFDRTNLKVGEALTLAISIKGDGTPGTITDPKLPDFSEFRSVPPENSINKKVKGNKVITSKDIKVFLYPKKKGTFEIPAITYSWFNPAKKKYEAASAGPWTIEVEKSDAPAEPVYQAPISAGTGTSAPVVQKQEIEFLGSDIRFIHPITDKSESSAPHRSVLFWVLFAAAIPFYLIANFAITRNRKRNSNTALVRKGKANKLLKEKFANARTALKNGDGKAFFAALENGLIDYLSNLTNVEFKGMTRPQMKQELSKRGVKEETIEAINSWLEKCSFVRFAPVTASTEEQSQMLADVEKLCESLEKLK, from the coding sequence ATGAAACGATTTTTGCTTTTATGTCTCGGTTTAACAGCATTTGTAAACGCAAAGCCATCTCTTCAAGTCGATAGCGACCGCATCGAAGCGGGTCAGACATTCAATTTGCAGTTCATCGTTCCGATTCAGGAACTGCCGCAGAACAGAGGCGCGCTCCGCCTCGAAACACGCAATAACTTTAAGCTCCTCGGGCTCGACAGTGCCGATCAGGTGATGCGCCCGGACATGGACGATATTTTCAACTCGTTTTTCGGTGGGGGCGGAAGAGCCTACAAGGCTCGCGTCTATTCCTTCAAGATTAAAGCCCCAAAAAAGACGGGTACACAAGACCTCGGAACGCTCACATGGATGATTAACGGCGAAGCCAACACCATCAGCAGCAAAATCCCGGTCAGCGTGCAGCGTTCCTATAACGACGACGCTCTCGCCGTAAGCCTTACCCCGAGCAAAAAATCCATTTACGAAGGTGAACAGTTCAGCGTCACCCTCAGCCTCCACACTTTTGAGCACTTCCAGGGCGGCCTCCAGGCTACCGACATGAGCACCGGCAACGATTTCATCGTCCACCGCAACGACCTCTCGAATCTGGATTTCAAGCCGGTCGAAGGCGCCCGTCGCGAAATGAAGGCATCCGCCAAATACGCATGGCTCAGCCCGACCAAGAGCGGAACACTCCAAATTCCGTCTTTCAAGTTCAAGTACACCAAGCTCGGTGAACCCAAAATCGTCGAAGAAAAGAAGCAAATGGGCGGCATGTCATTCTCCAGCCGTAGCGTAAAGCAGGAATCCATCGAAACGGAAACCTCCACCGCTCCGCTTTCCATTACCGTTCTCCCGCTCCCGACCGAAGGCAAGCCTGCCGATTTCTCGGGAATGGTCGGTAACTACAGCTTTAGCGCCAACTTCGACCGCACAAACCTCAAGGTCGGCGAAGCGTTGACACTCGCCATCAGCATCAAGGGCGACGGCACTCCGGGAACCATCACGGACCCGAAACTCCCCGACTTTAGCGAATTCCGCTCCGTCCCGCCCGAAAACAGCATCAACAAGAAGGTCAAGGGCAACAAGGTCATTACCTCAAAGGATATCAAGGTTTTCCTCTACCCGAAGAAAAAGGGGACTTTCGAAATCCCCGCCATTACATATTCCTGGTTCAACCCGGCTAAAAAGAAGTACGAAGCAGCTTCGGCAGGCCCGTGGACTATCGAAGTTGAAAAGAGCGATGCCCCCGCAGAACCCGTTTACCAAGCTCCGATTTCCGCAGGCACAGGCACCTCGGCTCCTGTCGTTCAAAAGCAGGAAATTGAATTCCTCGGCAGCGACATCCGCTTTATCCACCCGATTACAGACAAGTCCGAATCTAGCGCCCCGCACAGGAGCGTGCTCTTCTGGGTTCTGTTTGCAGCAGCGATTCCGTTCTACCTGATTGCAAACTTTGCCATCACGAGAAACCGCAAACGCAACAGCAACACGGCACTCGTCCGCAAGGGCAAGGCCAACAAGCTTCTCAAGGAAAAGTTCGCGAACGCCCGCACCGCCCTCAAGAACGGCGACGGCAAGGCATTCTTCGCAGCACTTGAAAACGGCCTCATCGATTACCTCAGCAATTTGACGAACGTCGAATTCAAGGGCATGACCCGCCCGCAAATGAAGCAAGAACTTTCAAAGCGCGGCGTCAAGGAAGAAACGATTGAAGCCATCAACAGCTGGCTTGAAAAATGCTCGTTTGTGCGTTTTGCTCCGGTCACTGCATCGACCGAAGAACAGTCCCAAATGCTCGCAGATGTCGAAAAGCTCTGCGAAAGCCTCGAAAAACTCAAGTAG
- the mnmA gene encoding tRNA 2-thiouridine(34) synthase MnmA, which translates to MSKTRVAVGMSGGVDSSVAALLLQQQGYEVVGVTLRVLPDVDSAFDAENDPSVVRAKMIAEKLGIEHHVANCSDAFTGEVLKRCHADFSHARTPNPCCYCNRFIKFGWMMDYAKSLGAEFLATGHYVRIEEVNGVRRLLRGRDPGKDQSYFLFWVPDERRNHVLTPLGTYVKSEVREIAEQNGFVNAKTGDSQDICFDIYGSQYTEFLKERFGEMTRPGRFVDEKGKVWNTHDGFHKYTVGQRKGLGVAIGVPAFVKHVDPETGDILVTGDKSSVCFDRVEMVNCEWHGGAREVGTTFRAEGMVRYRQRAVGCEITIVDTNKAVAVFDEPLFAVTPGQCAVFYDGDMVLGGGQIV; encoded by the coding sequence ATGTCTAAAACTAGAGTCGCAGTCGGCATGAGCGGTGGCGTGGATTCGTCCGTGGCCGCTCTTCTTTTGCAACAGCAGGGTTACGAAGTCGTGGGCGTGACGCTCCGCGTTTTGCCTGATGTCGATAGCGCCTTTGATGCTGAAAACGACCCGAGCGTAGTCCGTGCGAAAATGATTGCCGAAAAGCTAGGCATCGAACATCATGTGGCGAATTGCTCCGACGCTTTTACAGGTGAAGTTTTAAAGCGCTGCCATGCGGACTTTTCGCATGCTCGTACGCCGAATCCTTGCTGCTACTGCAATCGCTTTATCAAGTTCGGCTGGATGATGGATTATGCCAAATCGCTCGGCGCCGAATTTTTGGCGACAGGACATTACGTGCGCATCGAAGAAGTGAATGGCGTGCGTAGGCTTTTGCGTGGGCGAGACCCCGGCAAGGACCAGAGTTACTTTTTGTTCTGGGTTCCCGATGAACGCCGCAATCATGTGCTCACGCCGCTTGGAACGTACGTGAAAAGTGAAGTGCGCGAAATCGCCGAGCAGAACGGCTTTGTGAACGCCAAGACGGGAGACAGCCAGGACATTTGCTTTGACATTTACGGTTCGCAATACACGGAGTTTTTGAAGGAACGCTTTGGCGAGATGACGCGCCCGGGCCGCTTCGTGGATGAGAAGGGCAAGGTTTGGAATACGCACGATGGGTTTCATAAGTACACGGTCGGTCAGCGCAAAGGCCTGGGCGTGGCCATTGGCGTGCCTGCGTTCGTGAAGCATGTGGACCCGGAAACGGGCGATATCTTGGTGACGGGCGACAAGTCATCGGTCTGCTTTGATCGCGTGGAAATGGTGAACTGCGAATGGCACGGCGGTGCGCGGGAGGTCGGGACGACGTTCCGCGCCGAAGGCATGGTGCGTTACCGCCAGCGGGCGGTGGGCTGCGAAATTACCATCGTCGATACGAACAAGGCGGTCGCCGTTTTTGACGAACCGCTCTTTGCCGTGACTCCGGGGCAATGTGCCGTCTTTTATGATGGCGATATGGTTCTCGGCGGCGGCCAAATTGTTTAA
- a CDS encoding BrnA antitoxin family protein: protein MAKIDKIERDAIKKAAYFENRTEAQELEDHKWAVKNGLSFSGPGALSKAIAASKERTAAKSRKSKVGTSFDPGVLEAFKAKAERVGIPYQTLLNSIVKRYTEGKLDIEPA from the coding sequence ATGGCTAAAATTGACAAAATAGAACGGGATGCAATAAAAAAGGCGGCTTACTTCGAAAACCGCACAGAAGCGCAAGAACTTGAAGACCACAAGTGGGCCGTAAAGAACGGGCTATCTTTCAGTGGCCCGGGTGCACTATCTAAGGCCATTGCGGCATCCAAAGAAAGGACTGCAGCAAAGTCCAGGAAGTCAAAAGTCGGAACCAGCTTTGACCCCGGCGTTCTCGAAGCGTTCAAGGCAAAAGCTGAACGAGTGGGGATTCCCTACCAGACGCTTTTGAACTCGATCGTGAAACGCTACACAGAAGGTAAGCTAGACATAGAACCGGCTTAA
- the secD gene encoding protein translocase subunit SecD, whose protein sequence is MNKHKFGFREIIILLVIILSAISVWPSIQVHSKKGEAKQAFLKENPKLSSRSVNFGLDLAGGTSITLQIDQSGLKEGEDIKDIQAQSLEIIRNRVDQYGLSEPQISLAGDDRIVVELAGVDDSTAKALVGSTAKLEFKILAESEKFTQVVGLIDQYLTRQTTDIIADSTVSDSAKVDSAKKAPEAKDQALSDEELLAGGVAKAETAEKKDSAVAEAAPADVVGQSLSSFFISYGNGGFIAEESVEKVKKLLATEGVQKLIPRDVAFAFGSGLEKLRRDANIKAKRLYLLKRRAEMGGDDITDARPYRVSDGMSAGEVAVNLKFGGIGPKKFSAVTAANVGKQMAIVLDNQVISAPVIRDRIPNGEAQITGLDDIAEANRLAVVLKAGALKAPMQIIESRSVGATLGEENIAQGFGSGAIGLLLCLVFMVAYYRLGGFIASIGVMINAAVTAAVMSVFNATLTLPGIAGFILVVGMSLDANVIIFERIREELKNGLTARAAVAKGYERAFSAILDSNLTTVLTGLILYKIGTGSVKGFGLTLMIGILTSLFCAITVSRAVLDWRLAKRDRTTLSIGSGFKTLNNANLQIMKNRGKFKVLSWILIIASVACIAVKGFDFSIDFTGGQVYTIQYQDTEKHETDLNKALSKAGIEGARVRSLGGTSANSYQVSVRGDDTSFELAMTKAFEAANQKCEIVAKDSVGPTIGKELRFNAILSVIIAWLCIALYVWFRFGKLGLGFGVAAVLGLIHDTIITLGFISAFGLSFDGALIASLLTMIGYSVNDTIVNFDRIRENTALFGAAKYEQTINSSLNQCFSRTVITSLTTLFVCVVLAVMGGSSIRDFGLVQCFGILIGTYSSVCVCSPIVLWWSKKFKKGV, encoded by the coding sequence ATGAATAAACATAAATTCGGCTTCCGAGAAATTATCATTCTCCTAGTCATCATTCTTTCAGCCATCTCTGTATGGCCGTCTATCCAGGTTCACTCCAAGAAGGGTGAAGCCAAGCAGGCTTTCCTTAAGGAAAATCCGAAACTGAGCTCTCGTTCTGTTAACTTCGGTTTGGATCTTGCTGGTGGTACTAGCATCACGCTCCAGATTGATCAGTCTGGCCTCAAGGAAGGTGAAGATATCAAGGATATCCAGGCCCAGTCCCTCGAAATCATTCGTAACCGTGTTGACCAGTACGGTCTTTCTGAACCGCAGATTTCTCTGGCTGGCGATGACCGCATTGTCGTTGAACTGGCTGGTGTGGATGATTCCACGGCTAAGGCTCTCGTGGGTTCCACGGCAAAGCTCGAATTCAAGATTCTCGCTGAATCTGAAAAGTTTACGCAGGTTGTTGGCCTCATCGACCAGTACTTGACCCGTCAGACGACGGATATCATTGCTGATTCCACGGTGAGCGATTCTGCTAAGGTTGATTCTGCCAAGAAGGCTCCGGAAGCTAAGGATCAGGCTTTGTCTGATGAAGAACTTCTTGCTGGTGGCGTTGCAAAGGCAGAAACCGCTGAAAAGAAGGATTCCGCTGTTGCTGAAGCCGCTCCGGCAGACGTGGTCGGACAGTCCCTTTCCTCCTTCTTCATCTCTTACGGCAATGGCGGTTTCATTGCTGAAGAAAGCGTCGAAAAGGTGAAGAAGCTCCTCGCTACAGAAGGTGTTCAGAAGCTCATCCCGCGCGATGTCGCTTTCGCTTTCGGTAGCGGTCTCGAAAAGCTCCGCCGCGATGCCAACATCAAGGCCAAGCGTCTTTACCTCCTCAAGCGCCGCGCAGAAATGGGCGGTGACGATATCACGGATGCTCGTCCGTACCGCGTCAGCGATGGTATGAGCGCCGGTGAAGTTGCCGTGAACCTCAAGTTCGGCGGCATCGGTCCTAAGAAGTTCTCTGCTGTTACTGCTGCTAACGTCGGCAAGCAGATGGCCATCGTTCTTGATAACCAGGTCATTAGCGCTCCGGTCATCCGTGACCGTATCCCGAACGGCGAAGCTCAGATCACGGGTCTCGACGACATTGCCGAAGCTAACCGCCTCGCTGTCGTTTTGAAGGCTGGCGCCCTCAAGGCTCCGATGCAGATCATCGAAAGCCGTAGCGTTGGTGCAACCCTCGGTGAAGAAAACATTGCTCAGGGCTTTGGTTCCGGTGCAATCGGCCTCTTGCTCTGCTTGGTGTTCATGGTTGCTTACTACCGTCTTGGTGGCTTTATCGCAAGTATCGGTGTGATGATCAACGCCGCTGTGACTGCCGCTGTGATGTCTGTGTTTAACGCCACGCTTACTCTCCCGGGTATTGCCGGCTTCATCCTCGTCGTCGGTATGTCTCTCGACGCGAACGTGATTATTTTCGAACGTATTCGTGAAGAACTCAAGAACGGCCTTACGGCTCGCGCCGCTGTCGCCAAGGGTTATGAACGTGCATTCAGCGCCATCTTGGACTCCAACTTGACGACGGTCTTGACGGGTCTTATTTTGTACAAGATTGGTACGGGTTCTGTCAAGGGTTTCGGTCTTACGCTTATGATCGGTATCCTCACTTCTCTCTTCTGCGCTATTACGGTTTCTCGTGCCGTCTTGGATTGGAGACTTGCAAAGCGCGATAGAACGACGCTCTCTATCGGTTCTGGCTTCAAGACTTTGAACAATGCTAACCTCCAGATTATGAAGAACCGTGGCAAGTTCAAGGTTCTCTCCTGGATTCTCATTATTGCAAGTGTCGCTTGCATTGCAGTGAAGGGCTTTGACTTCAGCATCGACTTCACGGGTGGCCAGGTCTACACGATCCAGTATCAGGATACTGAAAAGCACGAAACCGACTTGAACAAGGCTTTGAGCAAGGCTGGCATTGAAGGTGCTCGCGTCCGCTCTCTCGGCGGTACGTCTGCTAACTCTTACCAGGTCAGCGTTCGCGGCGATGACACGAGCTTCGAACTCGCTATGACCAAGGCTTTCGAAGCCGCCAACCAGAAGTGCGAAATTGTGGCTAAGGACTCTGTGGGTCCGACCATCGGTAAGGAACTCCGCTTCAATGCTATTTTGTCTGTGATTATCGCATGGCTCTGCATTGCCCTCTACGTTTGGTTCCGATTCGGTAAGCTTGGCCTTGGCTTCGGCGTTGCTGCTGTGCTTGGCCTTATTCACGATACCATCATCACGCTCGGCTTCATCTCTGCCTTCGGTCTTTCTTTCGATGGCGCCTTGATCGCTTCGCTCCTCACGATGATTGGTTACTCCGTCAACGATACCATCGTGAACTTCGACCGTATCCGTGAAAATACCGCTCTCTTCGGTGCTGCAAAGTACGAACAGACAATCAATAGCTCTTTGAACCAGTGCTTCAGCCGTACGGTGATTACCTCTCTCACGACTCTCTTCGTTTGCGTGGTTCTCGCTGTTATGGGTGGTTCTTCCATCCGCGACTTCGGTCTTGTCCAGTGCTTCGGTATCCTCATCGGTACTTACTCTTCTGTGTGCGTCTGCTCTCCGATCGTTCTCTGGTGGAGCAAGAAGTTCAAGAAGGGTGTGTAA
- a CDS encoding tetratricopeptide repeat protein, with protein MKNFKQIILTIAAALLLTSAASAADKCNGLEAGTKAYNENDFERAIDEWRTCVDEGIVNADLYYNLGNAYYRSGKLGFAIFYYKSALRLHPSDDDIQHNLNFAQTKTRDKEGDEEENPILEGLMDLHHALSLKSQMNISLVLFWAIALVILARRFVNGSRGKNICTGVVFGMSVILCTIGASALYKMYTLETDITGVVTASSADVTSAPSDKSQTLNTLSEGTSFEVIGEQGNFAEIRLGEKIRGFVKLSEVGIVK; from the coding sequence ATGAAGAACTTTAAGCAGATTATTTTGACGATCGCCGCAGCGCTTCTCCTCACCTCCGCAGCAAGCGCCGCCGACAAATGCAACGGCCTCGAAGCCGGAACCAAGGCATATAACGAAAACGATTTTGAGCGCGCGATTGACGAATGGCGCACCTGCGTTGACGAAGGCATCGTCAATGCGGACCTCTATTACAATCTGGGCAACGCCTACTACCGCAGCGGGAAACTCGGCTTTGCGATTTTCTACTACAAGTCAGCACTCCGTTTGCACCCAAGCGATGACGACATCCAGCACAACCTGAATTTCGCACAGACAAAAACTCGCGACAAGGAAGGCGACGAAGAAGAGAACCCGATTCTCGAAGGACTCATGGATTTGCACCACGCGCTTTCGCTCAAGAGCCAGATGAACATTTCGCTCGTTCTCTTTTGGGCAATCGCACTCGTGATTCTCGCCCGCCGTTTCGTGAACGGCAGCCGCGGCAAGAACATCTGCACAGGCGTTGTATTCGGTATGAGTGTTATTCTCTGCACGATTGGCGCAAGCGCTCTCTACAAGATGTACACGCTCGAAACAGACATCACGGGCGTCGTGACCGCCTCAAGCGCCGACGTGACAAGCGCCCCAAGCGACAAGTCACAAACACTTAACACGCTCTCCGAAGGCACAAGCTTCGAAGTCATCGGCGAACAAGGCAACTTTGCAGAAATCCGCCTCGGCGAAAAAATCCGCGGATTCGTAAAGCTCAGCGAAGTCGGGATTGTGAAGTAA